A single genomic interval of Orcinus orca chromosome 19, mOrcOrc1.1, whole genome shotgun sequence harbors:
- the LOC125962191 gene encoding 60S ribosomal protein L22-like produces the protein MAPVKKLVVKGGKKRKQVLKFTLDCTHPVEDGIMDAANFEQFLQERIKVNGKAGNLGGGVVTIERSKSKITVTSEVPFSKRYLKYLTKKYLKKNNLRDWLRVVANSKESYELRYFQINQDEEEEEDEDRNSVIWSILYEFLNKI, from the coding sequence ATGGCGCCAGTGAAAAAGCTTGTGGTGAAGGGGGGCAAAAAAAGGAAGCAGGTCCTGAAGTTTACTCTTGACTGTACCCATCCTGTAGAAGATGGAATCATGGATGCGGCCAATTTTGAGCAGTTTCTTCAGGAAAGAATCAAAGTGAATGGAAAAGCTGGGAATCTCGGAGGAGGTGTTGTAACAATCGAAAGAAGCAAAAGCAAGATCACTGTAACTTCCGAGGTGCCTTTTTCCAAAAGGTATTTGAAATATCTcaccaaaaaatatttgaagaagaataATCTCCGTGATTGGTTACGCGTAGTTGCTAACAGCAAAGAAAGTTACGAATTACGTTACTTCCAGATTAATCaagatgaagaagaggaggaagatgaggatCGAAACTCAGTTATCTGGAGTATTTTGTATgaattcttaaataaaatttag